In Cytophagales bacterium, the following are encoded in one genomic region:
- a CDS encoding tail fiber domain-containing protein, translated as MSTLTNHSFTSAFPFEIKIENQFMDEGHSTLYIVNKVDSAATAQHLKLLINTVAFGHHTLKGYGKDIKPGANHYNLALAFRPGTLLKPVADTFKDTLQKAINEAITNNTCEVAGPVIQKDKSQVWYVCFEKDLESLKEQDFSLSVSPFPVNDSSISFRQIFGDIDGNYHGLDTNGKIHWYDPRKNGSWTRHDWYDGGGEAKSMVCMPNGKYLYIGGHNLLNRPRDKANHEKWDPYSDDIKAISIARYGADHLIGVAPSNHLIKITLNDDQPIINTLSTKLQLLSACALPSGQILGVSKDHQLHLWNEAKDSWSPVNSSNQQEFLSVSVDYNNQLLAVSIDHQLYQLGYAVVAQNLLTVDLKGVSAAPGNGTRVSQVACHFGNVTNGTASPTFQFKSTTQLNIVNHQGTGYAPLHFGVLGSDTLVVPTGSYNAENQLTLYFRTHENIPITLGEKTSFIFILPFQGSNKSDKPALGTQDEVAAYSVSSRGKLFKPVENKPDETNNTISFPFMTKVSSKDQRIQEGTFDFKNVQVSGYSGCVMIQVSVKNLPGYWDSVFQIPVVLGNSALNGELLLGHALNKGGNSGTTGSRISFLSTGSNQKKPYLTIEAHEGLNLYGDHNRNLPVRVKGTDLLVPEGKVSIGTENGTANFNVQGDSQLEGSLHINNKEGNALEVTGDANISASLNIVESTTSKNLTVTETTTSKNLTINEAAKSKTLTVSENTSLDGETEVQGEKLVIKSKEIEFDKGTNLNLNGGVHFNHGFQTHHLATFFNKVDFENEVNLKGAANLSGTTSLKGTTNLNGTTNLDGTTNLKGSVKMPDGADIGGNLNVNGQLNCSGFLVGQAGHHGTRIAWNFAGGHGATDFWNQYHNGDPNTAAFQFHQPGAPKELLTITRNGRLGIGTIWPKAPIHIAGKTSDYPNIDPGDQHGYFGYAGQEANKGATTRNDIALWVNGTILISHSNGASDQRIKRNVLPSNGALDVNQLLRLKVRNYEYVDTLQNGHRVTKGLIAQEVEEVFPEAVSQHTEFVPDIFSECATFSIDEEKNELTCRMDEPHHLEKGDKVKLVDNKHVEYQKKVLVALDAYTIVIQDWTEQAEKIFVYGKEVDDFQAIDYNQISMMGISAIQSLHEEVDTLKKENKELKQDYESLKEENVALKEQLMNEMQSLRAEIEALKTTTV; from the coding sequence ATGTCCACACTTACAAATCATTCGTTTACATCCGCTTTTCCCTTCGAGATCAAAATCGAAAATCAATTCATGGATGAAGGGCATTCGACCCTTTATATCGTCAATAAAGTAGATTCGGCAGCAACTGCACAACACCTCAAATTGTTGATCAACACAGTGGCCTTTGGTCACCATACCTTGAAAGGATATGGTAAGGACATTAAACCTGGAGCCAATCACTACAACCTGGCATTGGCTTTTCGGCCTGGCACCTTATTAAAACCTGTAGCTGATACCTTTAAGGATACGCTCCAAAAGGCCATTAATGAGGCAATAACCAACAATACCTGTGAGGTGGCAGGCCCTGTGATTCAAAAAGACAAGTCACAGGTCTGGTATGTATGCTTCGAAAAGGATTTAGAGTCGCTTAAAGAACAGGACTTTAGCTTGTCGGTTTCACCGTTTCCAGTGAATGACTCGAGTATTTCATTTAGACAAATCTTCGGTGACATTGATGGCAACTACCACGGCCTGGACACAAATGGCAAGATCCACTGGTACGATCCCCGAAAAAATGGGTCATGGACGAGACATGACTGGTATGATGGAGGTGGTGAGGCCAAGAGCATGGTCTGCATGCCCAATGGCAAATATTTATACATAGGGGGACACAATCTCCTCAATAGGCCCAGGGATAAAGCCAATCATGAAAAATGGGACCCTTATTCCGATGATATTAAGGCCATTAGTATCGCAAGATATGGAGCCGATCACCTGATTGGTGTAGCCCCAAGTAACCACTTGATCAAGATAACATTGAATGATGACCAACCCATCATTAATACTTTAAGTACAAAGTTACAACTCTTAAGTGCGTGTGCTTTACCGAGTGGGCAGATCCTTGGGGTAAGCAAAGACCATCAATTGCACCTTTGGAATGAAGCCAAAGACAGCTGGAGTCCAGTAAATTCCTCAAATCAACAGGAATTCCTTTCGGTTTCTGTGGACTACAATAACCAGTTGCTTGCAGTAAGCATCGATCATCAGTTGTACCAACTCGGATATGCTGTGGTTGCGCAAAACCTGCTTACCGTTGACTTGAAGGGCGTCTCCGCTGCGCCGGGAAATGGCACCCGCGTAAGTCAGGTGGCCTGTCATTTTGGGAACGTGACAAATGGCACTGCATCACCTACCTTCCAATTCAAAAGCACCACCCAGCTCAATATCGTCAATCACCAGGGAACTGGTTATGCGCCATTGCATTTTGGCGTATTGGGCAGTGATACACTGGTTGTTCCAACCGGGTCGTATAACGCTGAAAATCAGTTGACTCTCTATTTCCGTACGCACGAAAACATTCCCATCACGCTAGGTGAAAAAACCTCATTTATTTTCATCTTGCCATTCCAAGGTTCTAATAAGTCGGACAAACCTGCTTTGGGAACTCAGGATGAAGTGGCAGCCTATTCTGTATCCAGTCGAGGAAAATTATTCAAACCAGTGGAGAATAAGCCTGATGAAACCAATAATACAATCTCCTTTCCTTTTATGACTAAAGTTTCTTCCAAGGATCAAAGAATCCAGGAAGGAACTTTTGATTTCAAGAATGTTCAAGTATCTGGCTACTCAGGCTGCGTAATGATACAAGTATCGGTCAAAAACCTTCCCGGCTATTGGGACAGTGTGTTCCAGATTCCTGTGGTGCTTGGAAATTCGGCGCTAAACGGTGAACTTCTGTTAGGCCATGCACTCAACAAGGGTGGGAACTCAGGTACGACTGGTTCAAGAATTAGCTTCCTCAGTACCGGAAGCAACCAAAAAAAGCCCTATCTCACCATTGAGGCCCATGAGGGCTTGAACCTATACGGCGATCATAATCGAAACTTACCCGTTAGAGTTAAAGGAACTGACTTATTGGTACCAGAGGGTAAGGTAAGCATAGGAACCGAAAATGGAACGGCGAATTTCAATGTCCAAGGTGACAGTCAACTCGAAGGGTCATTACATATCAATAATAAAGAAGGGAACGCGCTGGAAGTAACGGGAGATGCTAACATCTCAGCCAGTTTGAACATCGTGGAAAGCACAACTTCAAAGAACCTCACCGTCACTGAAACCACTACTTCAAAAAACCTGACGATCAACGAAGCTGCCAAGTCAAAAACATTGACGGTTTCTGAAAACACTTCACTAGATGGAGAAACAGAGGTACAAGGAGAAAAACTAGTGATCAAATCGAAAGAAATAGAATTTGACAAGGGCACTAACTTAAATTTAAACGGTGGTGTACACTTTAACCATGGGTTTCAAACACATCACCTTGCAACCTTCTTTAACAAAGTTGATTTCGAAAATGAGGTGAATTTAAAAGGTGCAGCAAATTTAAGTGGTACAACTAGTCTGAAGGGCACCACTAATCTGAATGGTACAACCAATTTGGATGGTACGACTAACCTGAAAGGGTCGGTCAAGATGCCCGATGGAGCCGATATTGGCGGCAACCTAAATGTAAACGGTCAGCTAAATTGTTCTGGATTTCTTGTTGGTCAAGCCGGTCACCATGGCACAAGAATTGCCTGGAATTTTGCCGGCGGACATGGAGCTACAGATTTCTGGAATCAGTATCACAATGGCGATCCAAATACTGCTGCCTTTCAATTCCATCAACCAGGGGCACCCAAAGAATTATTGACCATTACCAGAAATGGACGGCTTGGAATCGGCACGATTTGGCCCAAAGCCCCAATACATATTGCCGGAAAGACCAGTGATTATCCTAACATCGATCCTGGCGACCAACATGGTTATTTTGGCTACGCGGGACAGGAAGCGAATAAAGGAGCAACCACTCGCAATGATATCGCATTGTGGGTGAACGGAACTATCCTGATTTCCCATTCCAATGGCGCATCGGATCAAAGGATCAAACGAAACGTATTACCAAGTAACGGCGCACTGGATGTTAATCAACTTCTGCGACTGAAAGTCCGAAATTATGAATATGTAGATACCCTACAAAATGGTCATCGTGTGACCAAAGGACTCATTGCGCAGGAAGTTGAAGAGGTATTCCCGGAAGCCGTTTCTCAGCACACTGAATTTGTACCGGATATTTTCTCTGAATGCGCAACGTTTTCTATCGATGAAGAAAAAAATGAGTTGACCTGCCGCATGGACGAGCCTCATCATTTGGAAAAAGGCGATAAGGTCAAATTAGTCGACAATAAACACGTGGAGTATCAAAAGAAAGTACTTGTAGCTTTAGATGCATACACCATTGTGATCCAAGACTGGACGGAGCAAGCAGAGAAAATTTTTGTATATGGAAAGGAAGTAGATGACTTCCAGGCCATCGATTACAATCAAATCTCCATGATGGGCATCAGCGCGATCCAGTCTTTGCATGAGGAAGTGGATACGTTGAAAAAAGAAAACAAGGAGCTTAAGCAGGACTATGAAAGCTTGAAGGAAGAGAACGTTGCATTGAAAGAACAGCTTATGAATGAAATGCAAAGCCTGCGTGCAGAAATAGAGGCCCTGAAAACCACTACGGTATGA
- a CDS encoding DUF6603 domain-containing protein, with amino-acid sequence MNTFITKLENQTGLDLSALHLGVGKQGMAFAADLDGEVPSIAGLLSALGLEVPNEGNGIKHCRVQIALGYEARRGSTDYQTVAKVTLIGPLQLRDLFEGIDIPPEIIPEVDKIQLRFEADKIGKGTTATTSIEIQFELSYTLSTGQGPNILSGVYQHFTQGSNEVNGIAGGIHSAGNPFAGLNLDIGHLLDVHLTQPFFIHLKDNTDDITLIGTSIDLSAGLPIPQDSPLHDYLAKGTVNIKHGLAMFSSAVLSKSAETWANELLRNVGIAPLPLTSSIGTYTSISKGLNITGYSDFTHSLSIEDWIGSWLKNHIASGVMDGIDKLFPSLSITELFFGYHEGSSISMGAKAILTLKNGQYTKLPLEFRAIEGKTGWTIESKTMFASPLPLNELLNDLLGSLDLGCPFHSMGLDVVSMDVTYGITDKTIGFGLGLDKAGAPAKLNQDKTDSFFVQVYKSSTLLELQLRDGMNLGQLLGFVDPLFGLEDITLESVKFKIPLADVKSTETNYSFSTTFKQGDDTFNIAGALDKHTTGSSSTSLMGLRISSPSGAALSLNGLPLTLSIKEFFLASLVSDNAPASILFHADLNLGLDLDLSTLPVLGKFLSEAQFKFNQLNFSYASGQTQPTELQAINILLHSFNGVPFYTPQPALRSQQAPTINYPKGFSLQGALILGENAESIPLHTQFSGGPGQSGSASKAPAKPSHLGKQYGPIILDSVSLASRDGGVGLKFTGGLMIGPVTFELINFEITSPLDHFDPDISIDGLGLDVKKGALNLEGLMLKDHFQIPDKNGKPEEVDGFSGELVIDYKQYSLAALGSYAQLKDGTPSLFLYAFLGTPLGGPPIFFVTGVAAGFGYNRTLELPSPTGISTFPLIEPVMGTPPAGSLATEFDAMNMDFKPKEGAFWGAIGVRGESFKMVQSFILLDVQFNDHIEVDIIGISNMTFPTPKEEGSQGNNNTHPLAKIIIGIIARYLPEKGILTIKGAFQPGTYVLNPNAHITGSFGMLSVFATQTDGFYKDAREGEFVLSIGGYPAHFPVKSYYPQPQRIRLNWQVNPILSVKASGYFAIVPDAMLAGGVFEALYRIGGFLSISASFTLAADFKIFWKPYHYTAQISLSIDVQASFNIPLVFFTLHFPFNMEFGANLDIWGPPFAGKGQVFVHAVVTFTVDVSFGNASPALPAIDWEEFQTSFLPEPHKMLTASVTDGLISTTDDMHIVNPKEISIECHTGFPLTSIAYGNTSNPCKSDFGIAPMGLLSDLKSELTISIKQNGEDVTKDFSYTELSRDLPAALWELGTGANTPEKTYGKGLVTDLVCGVKIIATGQPSSNNTSSIGGIPPDLLELPAARSFDDFDYANFSSGIIKSL; translated from the coding sequence ATGAACACCTTCATTACAAAACTGGAAAACCAGACCGGACTGGATTTATCTGCTCTGCACCTAGGAGTTGGCAAGCAAGGAATGGCTTTTGCTGCAGATTTAGATGGGGAAGTCCCTTCGATAGCGGGCCTTTTATCTGCCTTGGGCCTAGAAGTTCCAAATGAAGGTAATGGGATAAAGCACTGTAGGGTACAGATTGCGCTTGGGTACGAAGCTCGCAGAGGAAGCACCGATTATCAGACGGTGGCAAAAGTCACGCTGATCGGTCCATTGCAATTGCGTGATTTGTTTGAAGGAATTGATATCCCTCCTGAAATCATCCCTGAAGTCGATAAAATCCAGTTGCGATTTGAAGCAGACAAGATCGGTAAGGGAACAACAGCAACTACATCGATTGAAATACAATTTGAACTTAGTTATACACTTTCTACAGGACAAGGACCTAACATTCTGTCAGGTGTTTATCAGCATTTCACTCAAGGAAGTAATGAAGTGAACGGTATCGCCGGAGGCATTCATTCGGCTGGCAATCCATTCGCTGGCCTGAATTTGGACATTGGCCACCTACTGGATGTTCATCTGACCCAACCCTTCTTTATCCACCTGAAAGACAATACTGATGACATCACACTCATCGGAACGTCGATTGATCTGTCGGCGGGACTACCGATTCCCCAGGATTCTCCTTTGCATGACTATTTGGCTAAAGGGACCGTGAACATCAAACATGGTCTGGCGATGTTCAGCAGTGCCGTACTTTCAAAATCGGCAGAAACCTGGGCAAACGAGTTGTTAAGGAATGTCGGGATTGCTCCACTCCCTTTGACTTCCTCGATAGGCACCTACACCAGTATTTCTAAAGGCCTCAATATTACTGGATATTCAGACTTTACGCATTCCTTGAGTATTGAAGATTGGATAGGCTCCTGGCTAAAGAATCACATTGCATCTGGTGTTATGGACGGGATTGATAAACTGTTTCCGTCTTTGTCTATTACAGAGTTATTCTTCGGGTATCATGAAGGCAGCAGCATTTCCATGGGTGCAAAAGCCATACTTACTTTGAAAAATGGCCAGTACACCAAGCTGCCATTAGAGTTTAGGGCCATTGAGGGTAAAACTGGCTGGACCATTGAAAGTAAGACAATGTTCGCCTCTCCTCTCCCGCTCAACGAACTTTTGAATGACTTACTGGGAAGCTTAGACCTGGGTTGCCCGTTCCACAGCATGGGGCTGGATGTAGTGAGCATGGATGTTACTTATGGCATCACGGATAAAACCATCGGATTTGGACTGGGCCTGGACAAAGCAGGCGCACCTGCTAAGTTGAACCAGGACAAAACAGATAGCTTTTTTGTTCAGGTTTATAAGTCAAGTACGTTACTTGAGCTACAGCTTAGGGACGGTATGAACCTCGGACAATTGCTGGGTTTTGTGGATCCTTTATTTGGATTAGAGGACATCACGCTCGAATCAGTGAAGTTCAAGATACCGCTTGCTGATGTTAAGAGTACGGAAACGAACTACAGTTTTAGCACCACCTTTAAACAAGGTGATGATACTTTTAACATAGCAGGTGCACTGGACAAACACACGACTGGCTCTTCCTCTACGAGTCTCATGGGTTTACGTATATCATCCCCGAGTGGTGCGGCATTAAGCCTAAATGGCCTGCCCTTGACACTGAGCATCAAAGAGTTCTTCCTCGCAAGTCTGGTTTCCGATAACGCCCCTGCTTCGATCCTTTTCCATGCAGACCTTAATCTCGGTTTAGATTTAGACCTCAGTACTTTACCCGTATTGGGAAAGTTTTTGTCAGAAGCCCAATTCAAATTTAACCAACTGAATTTTTCCTATGCTTCGGGGCAGACACAACCTACCGAACTACAGGCGATCAATATACTATTGCATTCATTTAACGGTGTGCCTTTTTATACGCCACAGCCTGCACTTAGAAGCCAACAAGCACCGACAATCAATTATCCAAAAGGATTCAGTCTTCAAGGTGCCTTAATTCTTGGAGAGAATGCGGAAAGCATTCCACTTCACACGCAATTCTCCGGAGGTCCGGGACAAAGTGGAAGTGCGTCGAAAGCTCCAGCCAAACCAAGTCACCTCGGAAAGCAATATGGCCCCATCATTCTGGACAGTGTCTCCCTGGCTTCTCGAGATGGTGGCGTTGGCCTGAAATTCACAGGCGGATTGATGATCGGGCCGGTCACATTCGAGTTGATCAATTTTGAGATCACCAGTCCATTGGATCATTTCGATCCGGATATCAGCATCGATGGGCTGGGACTTGATGTCAAAAAAGGTGCATTGAACCTGGAAGGGCTCATGTTGAAGGATCATTTCCAAATCCCCGACAAAAACGGAAAACCCGAAGAAGTGGATGGCTTCAGCGGAGAATTGGTTATCGACTACAAACAATATAGCCTTGCCGCTTTAGGCTCCTATGCCCAATTAAAAGACGGCACACCTTCTCTTTTTCTTTACGCTTTCCTGGGCACACCACTAGGGGGTCCACCAATCTTCTTCGTTACCGGGGTGGCAGCAGGTTTTGGTTACAACCGAACCTTGGAATTACCATCACCGACGGGCATCAGCACCTTCCCTTTGATCGAGCCCGTAATGGGTACCCCACCGGCGGGAAGTTTGGCAACGGAGTTTGATGCCATGAACATGGACTTCAAACCCAAAGAAGGCGCGTTCTGGGGAGCCATTGGTGTCCGGGGTGAAAGCTTCAAAATGGTGCAGAGTTTCATCCTGCTGGATGTACAATTCAACGATCACATTGAGGTAGACATCATCGGGATCTCTAACATGACTTTCCCTACGCCTAAAGAAGAAGGATCGCAAGGGAACAACAACACCCATCCTTTAGCAAAAATCATCATTGGGATCATCGCAAGATACCTTCCGGAAAAAGGCATTCTGACCATTAAAGGGGCCTTTCAACCCGGCACGTACGTACTGAACCCAAATGCGCATATTACAGGGAGTTTTGGGATGTTAAGCGTGTTTGCCACCCAAACAGATGGATTCTATAAAGACGCTAGAGAAGGAGAATTCGTCTTAAGTATTGGAGGATATCCGGCACACTTCCCTGTCAAGTCTTATTATCCGCAACCACAGCGCATACGTCTCAACTGGCAGGTCAACCCCATTCTTTCCGTAAAAGCCAGTGGCTATTTTGCCATTGTTCCTGATGCCATGTTGGCCGGGGGCGTATTTGAAGCATTGTATCGCATTGGCGGATTTTTATCCATCAGCGCCTCTTTCACCCTGGCAGCGGACTTCAAGATCTTCTGGAAGCCCTACCATTACACGGCACAGATCTCGCTTTCCATTGATGTACAAGCCTCCTTCAATATACCTTTGGTGTTCTTCACATTGCACTTTCCATTCAATATGGAGTTTGGTGCAAACCTCGACATCTGGGGGCCTCCTTTTGCGGGAAAAGGCCAGGTGTTCGTACATGCGGTGGTTACATTTACGGTTGATGTAAGTTTTGGAAATGCCTCACCCGCCTTACCCGCCATTGATTGGGAGGAGTTTCAGACTAGTTTTCTTCCAGAGCCACACAAAATGCTGACGGCTTCAGTCACCGACGGCCTGATATCCACAACGGATGATATGCATATTGTGAATCCAAAGGAAATCAGTATCGAATGTCATACGGGCTTCCCACTTACCTCCATTGCATATGGAAATACTTCAAATCCGTGCAAAAGCGATTTTGGCATTGCTCCCATGGGCTTACTATCTGATCTAAAGTCAGAACTTACCATAAGCATCAAACAAAATGGCGAAGATGTAACGAAAGACTTCTCTTATACAGAACTTTCCAGGGACTTACCTGCCGCTCTTTGGGAATTAGGCACAGGAGCCAATACACCTGAAAAAACCTATGGAAAGGGACTGGTTACGGATCTGGTCTGTGGAGTTAAGATCATCGCTACGGGACAGCCTTCCTCGAATAATACCAGTTCTATTGGTGGTATTCCACCGGATTTATTAGAACTGCCAGCAGCACGATCATTTGATGATTTTGACTATGCCAACTTCAGTAGTGGAATCATTAAAAGCCTTTAA